The following are encoded together in the Salvia hispanica cultivar TCC Black 2014 chromosome 6, UniMelb_Shisp_WGS_1.0, whole genome shotgun sequence genome:
- the LOC125196468 gene encoding monothiol glutaredoxin-S4-like: protein MDRVSKMVAEKPVVIFSKSSCCMSHTIRSLFSDFGVNPTVYELDEIPRGREVEQALSRLGCNPSVPAVFIGGEFVGGANEIMSLHLKRSLKPMLKRAGALWL from the coding sequence atggataGAGTGAGCAAAATGGTGGCGGAGAAGCCGGTGGTGATCTTCAGCAAGAGCTCGTGCTGCATGAGCCACACGATTAGGTCTCTCTTCTCCGATTTTGGGGTGAATCCGACGGTGTACGAGCTGGATGAGATCCCGCGGGGGAGAGAGGTGGAGCAGGCGCTGTCGCGGCTCGGCTGCAACCCTAGCGTGCCGGCAGTGTTCATAGGCGGTGAGTTTGTTGGTGGAGCCAATGAGATCATGAGCCTTCATCTCAAGAGATCCTTGAAGCCCATGCTCAAGAGGGCTGGGGCCCTCTGGCTTTGA
- the LOC125196995 gene encoding monothiol glutaredoxin-S5-like: MERVNKMVSEKPIVIFSKTECCMSHTIKSLFYDFGVNPTIYELDEMSWGQEIEQALMRLGGNQALPAVFIGGEFVGGANEIMSLHLKRSLKPMLKRAGALWV; encoded by the coding sequence ATGGAGAGAGTGAACAAAATGGTGTCGGAGAAGCCCATCGTGATATTTAGCAAGACGGAGTGTTGCATGAGCCACACCATCAAGTCCCTCTTCTATGATTTTGGTGTGAACCCTACAATATACGAGCTGGACGAGATGTCGTGGGGCCAAGAGATCGAGCAAGCACTGATGCGGCTGGGGGGCAACCAGGCCTTGCCAGCGGTGTTCATAGGTGGTGAATTTGTTGGCGGTGCCAATGAAATCATGAGTCTCCACCTCAAGAGGTCATTGAAGCCCATGCTCAAAAGGGCAGGTGCATTGTGggtttaa